The Acinonyx jubatus isolate Ajub_Pintada_27869175 chromosome D1, VMU_Ajub_asm_v1.0, whole genome shotgun sequence genome includes a window with the following:
- the API5 gene encoding apoptosis inhibitor 5 isoform X2, protein MPTVEELYRNYGILADATEQVGQHKDAYQVILDGVKGGTKEKRLAAQFIPKFFKHFPELADSAINAQLDLCEDEDVSIRRQAIKELPQFATGENLPRVADILTQLLQTDDSAEFNLVNNALLSIFKMDAKGTLGGLFSQILQGEDIVRERAIKFLSTKLKTLPDEVLTKEVEELILTESKKVLEDVTGEEFVLFMKILSGLKSLQTVSGRQQLVELVAEQADLEQTFNPSDPDCVDRLLQCTRQAVPLFSKNVHSTRFVTYFCEQVLPNLSSLTTPVEGLDIQLEVLKLLAEMSSFCGDMEKLETNLRKLFDKLLEYMPLPPEEAENGENAGNEEPKLQFSYVECLLYSFHQLGRKLPDFLTAKLNAEKLKDFKIRLQYFARGLQVYIRQLRLALQGKTGEALKTEENKIKVVALKITNNINVLIKDLFHIPPSYKSTVTLSWKPVQKVEIGQKRANEDTTSGSPPKKSPAGPKRDARQIYNPPSGKYSSNLSNFNYERSLQGK, encoded by the exons ATGCCGACCGTAGAAGAGCTTTATCGCAACTATGGCATCCTAGCCGACGCTACGGAGCAAGTTGGCCAG catAAAGATGCCTATCAAGTGATACTAGATGGTGTGAAAGGTGGTACGAAGGAAAAAAGATTAGCAGCTCAGTTTATTCCGAAATTCTTTAAGCATTTTCCAGAATTGGCTGATTCTGCTATCAATGCACAGTTGGATCTCTGTGAGGATGAAGACGTATCA ATTCGACGGCAAGCAATTAAAGAGCTGCCTCAGTTTGCCACCGGAGAAAATCTTCCCAGAGTGGCAGATATACTAACCCAACTTCTGCAGACAG ATGATTCTGCGGAATTTAACTTAGTGAACAATGCCCTGTTAAGTATATTTAAGATGGATGCAAAAG GGACTTTAGGTGGCTTGTTTAGCCAAATACTTCAGGGAGAGGACATTGTTAGAGAACGAGCAATCAAATTCCTTTCTACAAAACTTAAGACTTTACCAGATGAGGTTTTAACAAAGGAAGTAGAGGAACTTATACTAACTGAATCCAAAAAG GTCCTAGAAGATGTTACTGGTGAAGAATTTGTCCTGTTTATGAAGATACTATCTGGGTTAAAAAGCTTACAGACAGTGAGTGGAAGACAGCAACTCGTAGAGTTGGTGGCTGAACAGGCTGACCTGGAACAAACCTTCAATCCCTCCGATCCTGACTGTGTGGACAGGCTCTTACAGTGCACTCGGCAGGCAGTACCCCTCTTCTCT AAAAATGTGCATTCCACAAGGTTTGTGACTTATTTCTGTGAGCAGGTTCTCCCTAACCTCAGTTCCTTGACTACCCCAGTGGAGGGCCTCGATATACAGTTGGAG GTATTGAAACTATTGGCAGAGATGAGTTCATTTTGTGGTGACAtggaaaaactagaaacaaatttAAGGAAACTGTTTGACAAGTTATTG GAATACATGCCTCTCCCTCCGGAAGAAGCAGAAAACGGGGAGAATGCTGGTAATGAAGAACCCAAGCTACAGTTCAGTTATGTGGAGTGTTTGTTGTACAGCTTCCACCAGTTGGGCCGAAAACTTCCAGATTTCTTAACAGCCAAATTGAATGCAGAAAAGCTCAAAGATTTCAAAATTAG GCTGCAGTACTTTGCCCGGGGTCTGCAGGTTTATATCAGACAACTTCGCTTGGCTCTGCAGGGTAAAACAGGCGAAGCCTTAAAAACAGAAGAG AACAAGATTAAAGTTGTTGCATTGAAAATAACCAATAATATCAATGTTTTAATCAAG GATCTCTTCCACATTCCTCCTTCTTATAAAAGCACAGTAACATTATCCTGGAAACCTGTACAGAAGGTGGAAATTGG GCAGAAGAGAGCCAATGAAGATACAACTTCTGGTTCACCACCGAAGAAATCTCCAGCAGGACCAAAAAGGGATGCCAGGCAGATTTATAATCCTCCTAGTGGGAAATATAGCAGCAATTTGAGCAACTTTAATTATG AGAGGAGCCTTCAGGGGAAGTAG
- the API5 gene encoding apoptosis inhibitor 5 isoform X1: protein MPTVEELYRNYGILADATEQVGQHKDAYQVILDGVKGGTKEKRLAAQFIPKFFKHFPELADSAINAQLDLCEDEDVSIRRQAIKELPQFATGENLPRVADILTQLLQTDDSAEFNLVNNALLSIFKMDAKGTLGGLFSQILQGEDIVRERAIKFLSTKLKTLPDEVLTKEVEELILTESKKVLEDVTGEEFVLFMKILSGLKSLQTVSGRQQLVELVAEQADLEQTFNPSDPDCVDRLLQCTRQAVPLFSKNVHSTRFVTYFCEQVLPNLSSLTTPVEGLDIQLEVLKLLAEMSSFCGDMEKLETNLRKLFDKLLEYMPLPPEEAENGENAGNEEPKLQFSYVECLLYSFHQLGRKLPDFLTAKLNAEKLKDFKIRLQYFARGLQVYIRQLRLALQGKTGEALKTEENKIKVVALKITNNINVLIKDLFHIPPSYKSTVTLSWKPVQKVEIGQKRANEDTTSGSPPKKSPAGPKRDARQIYNPPSGKYSSNLSNFNYEQRGAFRGSRGGRGWGARGNRSRGRLY from the exons ATGCCGACCGTAGAAGAGCTTTATCGCAACTATGGCATCCTAGCCGACGCTACGGAGCAAGTTGGCCAG catAAAGATGCCTATCAAGTGATACTAGATGGTGTGAAAGGTGGTACGAAGGAAAAAAGATTAGCAGCTCAGTTTATTCCGAAATTCTTTAAGCATTTTCCAGAATTGGCTGATTCTGCTATCAATGCACAGTTGGATCTCTGTGAGGATGAAGACGTATCA ATTCGACGGCAAGCAATTAAAGAGCTGCCTCAGTTTGCCACCGGAGAAAATCTTCCCAGAGTGGCAGATATACTAACCCAACTTCTGCAGACAG ATGATTCTGCGGAATTTAACTTAGTGAACAATGCCCTGTTAAGTATATTTAAGATGGATGCAAAAG GGACTTTAGGTGGCTTGTTTAGCCAAATACTTCAGGGAGAGGACATTGTTAGAGAACGAGCAATCAAATTCCTTTCTACAAAACTTAAGACTTTACCAGATGAGGTTTTAACAAAGGAAGTAGAGGAACTTATACTAACTGAATCCAAAAAG GTCCTAGAAGATGTTACTGGTGAAGAATTTGTCCTGTTTATGAAGATACTATCTGGGTTAAAAAGCTTACAGACAGTGAGTGGAAGACAGCAACTCGTAGAGTTGGTGGCTGAACAGGCTGACCTGGAACAAACCTTCAATCCCTCCGATCCTGACTGTGTGGACAGGCTCTTACAGTGCACTCGGCAGGCAGTACCCCTCTTCTCT AAAAATGTGCATTCCACAAGGTTTGTGACTTATTTCTGTGAGCAGGTTCTCCCTAACCTCAGTTCCTTGACTACCCCAGTGGAGGGCCTCGATATACAGTTGGAG GTATTGAAACTATTGGCAGAGATGAGTTCATTTTGTGGTGACAtggaaaaactagaaacaaatttAAGGAAACTGTTTGACAAGTTATTG GAATACATGCCTCTCCCTCCGGAAGAAGCAGAAAACGGGGAGAATGCTGGTAATGAAGAACCCAAGCTACAGTTCAGTTATGTGGAGTGTTTGTTGTACAGCTTCCACCAGTTGGGCCGAAAACTTCCAGATTTCTTAACAGCCAAATTGAATGCAGAAAAGCTCAAAGATTTCAAAATTAG GCTGCAGTACTTTGCCCGGGGTCTGCAGGTTTATATCAGACAACTTCGCTTGGCTCTGCAGGGTAAAACAGGCGAAGCCTTAAAAACAGAAGAG AACAAGATTAAAGTTGTTGCATTGAAAATAACCAATAATATCAATGTTTTAATCAAG GATCTCTTCCACATTCCTCCTTCTTATAAAAGCACAGTAACATTATCCTGGAAACCTGTACAGAAGGTGGAAATTGG GCAGAAGAGAGCCAATGAAGATACAACTTCTGGTTCACCACCGAAGAAATCTCCAGCAGGACCAAAAAGGGATGCCAGGCAGATTTATAATCCTCCTAGTGGGAAATATAGCAGCAATTTGAGCAACTTTAATTATG AGCAGAGAGGAGCCTTCAGGGGAAGTAGAGGTGGCCGAGGTTGGGGAGCACGAGGAAATCGTAGTCGGGGAAGACTCTACTGA